Below is a window of Streptosporangiales bacterium DNA.
AACCGCATACGAGCGAGACAGGTACCTCCCCATTCTTTGACACCGCTGTTCTTCCACCGACCAGGGGGGTGTGAGGCGGGTTAACGTAGCGATATGAACGCAAGTTCGGGCAACGCAGACGTTGGCGACATTCTCGTCACGGGTGCCTCGGGGGTGCTCGGCGGGCCGGTCGTGGCGGAGTTGGTACGCCGCGGACACCGGGTCAGAGCGATGAGCAGGCGGCCCATCGACCTGCCACCGCGGACGACCAAGGTGCATGCCGACCTGGCCACGGGTGCCGGAGTCGACCAGGCCGTGTCCGGCGTGGGCACGATCGTGCATTGCGCGACCGATGTCGTGCGCCACAAGGCCGTCGACGAGGAGGGGACGAAGCGGCTGCTCGCCGCGGCCGAGGAGGCGGGGGTCGCGCACCTCGTGTACGTCTCCATCGTCGGCGTCGACACGGTCTCGTACGCCTACTACAAGTCCAAGCTCGAGACCGAGCAGATCGTCGGCGCGTCCGAGGTTCCGTCGACCATCCTGCGGACCACCCAGTTCCACGACTTCGTGCTCGCGATCGCGCAGCAGTTCGCACGCCCGCCGCTGGTGGTCGTGCCGCGCCTGCGGGTGCAGCCGGTCGACGTGCGTGACGTCGCCGAGCGGCTTGCCGACCTCGTCGATGCGGGCCCGTCCGGCCGGGTCGACGACCTCGGCGGACCCGCCGTCTACCGCGGCGAGGCGCTGCTGCGCCGGTACCTCGCACACGTCGGCGTCCAGCGCACGGTGGTGGCGGCGACCCTGCCGGGGGCGGCGTGGCGCTCGCTGCGCGAGGGCGCCAACCTCGTGCCCGAGCCCGGCGGCGGCAAGCGCGGCTTCTTCGAGTTCCTCGACGAGCAGTCGGTCGTCGAGGACGGCAAGGTCCTCGTCCGTTCCGCGTACGCGGAACGCTGGGTCGACGCGACGTTGACGTGATGATCGGCGTCGGCCGCGAACGGCAGGGTGCGATCTACCGTGCCGGTGTCGCGGGCCGGCGCCCGGTCGTGCCGGTCCCTCCCGATCGGCTCGCGTTCAGGGCGCGCCGGGCGATGAGCCGCCGCGCGTGGGCGTACGTCGCCGGCGGCGCGGGCGCGGAGACCACCATGCGCGCCAACCGCGCGGCGTTCGATCGCTGGCGGCTCGTGCCGCGGATGCTGCGTGACGTCGAGTCGCGCGACATCGGGGTCACGCTCTTCGAGCGCCGGCTGCCCGCGCCGTTCCTCCTCGCTCCCGTCGGCGTGCTCGAGCTCGCGCACCGGCAGGCCGACGTCGGCGTCGCGCGTGCCGCGGCCGCCGAAGGCGTCCCGATGGTGTTCTCCAGCCAGGCCTCCCGCCCGATGGAGCAGTGCGCCGCGGCGATGGGCGACTCCCCGCGCTGGTTCCAGCTCTACTGGAGCCTGTCCGACGAGCTGGCCGTGAGCTTCGTCCGGCGTGCCGAGGCGGCCGGCTGTGACGCGATCGTCGTCACGCTCGACACGACGATGCTGGGTTGGCGCCCGCGCGACCTCGACCTTGCGTACCTCCCATTCGCGCACGGCATGGGCATCGCCCAGTACACGTCCGACCCGGTGTTCCGCCGATTGACCGAGGAGCGCGTGCGTGCGGGCCGCCCCGCGTCGTCGCAGCGTCCGACGCCCTCGGCGATCCGTACGCTCGCCGACATCACCCGCGCGTACCCGGGGCCGTTCCTCGCCAACCTGCGCTCGCCGATGCCGCGTGCCGCCGTCGAGACCTTCCTCGACGTGTTCTACCGGCCGGCGCTCACCTGGGACGACCTCGGCTTCCTGCGTGACCAGACCTCACTGCCCATCGTGCTCAAGGGGATCGAGCACCCCGACGACGCGCGGCGCGCGCTCGACGCCGGCGTCGACGGTGTCGTCGTGTCCAACCACGGCGGTCGCCAGGTCGACGGCGCGATCGGGTCACTCGACGCTCTGCCGGCCGTCGTCGACGCCGTGGGTGACGCCGTGCCCGTGCTTCTCGACAGCGGCGTGCGCACGGGCGCCGACATCCTCACGGCGGTGGCGCTCGGGGCGACCGCGGTCCTGGTCGGTCGGCCGTACGTCTATGGGCTCGCGATCGCGGGGGAGCGCGGCGTCCGCGAGGTCATCCGCAACCTCGCCGCGGAGGTGGATCTGACGATGGGACTCACGGGGCACC
It encodes the following:
- a CDS encoding NAD(P)H-binding protein, with protein sequence MNASSGNADVGDILVTGASGVLGGPVVAELVRRGHRVRAMSRRPIDLPPRTTKVHADLATGAGVDQAVSGVGTIVHCATDVVRHKAVDEEGTKRLLAAAEEAGVAHLVYVSIVGVDTVSYAYYKSKLETEQIVGASEVPSTILRTTQFHDFVLAIAQQFARPPLVVVPRLRVQPVDVRDVAERLADLVDAGPSGRVDDLGGPAVYRGEALLRRYLAHVGVQRTVVAATLPGAAWRSLREGANLVPEPGGGKRGFFEFLDEQSVVEDGKVLVRSAYAERWVDATLT
- a CDS encoding lactate 2-monooxygenase, coding for MIGVGRERQGAIYRAGVAGRRPVVPVPPDRLAFRARRAMSRRAWAYVAGGAGAETTMRANRAAFDRWRLVPRMLRDVESRDIGVTLFERRLPAPFLLAPVGVLELAHRQADVGVARAAAAEGVPMVFSSQASRPMEQCAAAMGDSPRWFQLYWSLSDELAVSFVRRAEAAGCDAIVVTLDTTMLGWRPRDLDLAYLPFAHGMGIAQYTSDPVFRRLTEERVRAGRPASSQRPTPSAIRTLADITRAYPGPFLANLRSPMPRAAVETFLDVFYRPALTWDDLGFLRDQTSLPIVLKGIEHPDDARRALDAGVDGVVVSNHGGRQVDGAIGSLDALPAVVDAVGDAVPVLLDSGVRTGADILTAVALGATAVLVGRPYVYGLAIAGERGVREVIRNLAAEVDLTMGLTGHRSLTEVDRGSVRAV